From the Primulina tabacum isolate GXHZ01 chromosome 3, ASM2559414v2, whole genome shotgun sequence genome, one window contains:
- the LOC142540521 gene encoding endoribonuclease Dicer homolog 2-like — MNSKVYTCDTEFVLSQYVPFATPKVKTYKQVDVPYMEFDCIKGDLDKLIEKHELSLNGPSISTSVSKSAKQRLHKLLSTFKYCLDELGIWLAMKAAEVLLHEEADIFSWGKLDVSDKAILGAFSLDAVKVFSAIFPEGPQWSIGSNVIANMEAGYITSKVICLVETLLEYRKVKELRCIVFVERIVSAIVICNLLNELLPGLSGWRTEYTAGNNSRFQNQSRQEQNKIVDEFRKGTVNIIIATSMLEEGLDVQSCNLVIRFDPSATVCSFIQSRGRARMQDSDFVLMVESGNVSALAKVKKYLASGTIIRNECLSHSDLPCEPLGENYSEPCYEVESTGAIVTLSSSVSLLFFYCSRLPSDGYFKPYPRWNIYKELGSCTVLLPNSCPIQIVEARGDGKLLKQLTALEACKLLHRVGELTDNLVPKILEEEADTKESGGECSVDEHTKYFPPELINSCGNGDTVYYCYLIELKQNFQYEVQLQEIVLAVPTRLGYDLEMIDLDLDVDRGKLLVHIKYMEHIILTSEQIAHCRRFQTILFRILLDHHVNNLQVHLGLYSGSKDCTEFDYLLLPCVDLHQNVYIDWRRVSAVQYLNNGSFDKQADCISTKCHGHYLNTKNGLVCICMLENSLVCTPHNGSIYCITGTLDGYDGNSNLELRDGEVISYKSYYEKRHGIKLQFEGQILLRGKRIFTVQNCLQRCRTPKTKELSNSSVELPPELCSIIMSPISISTLYSFSFLPSIMHRIESLLVAANLKNLQADSSVKNVFIPTITVLEAITTKKCQEKIHLESLETLGDSFLKYAVSQQLFKINQNHHEGLLSIKRQKIVSNANLCKLGCARNIAGFIRNEPFDPKTWIIPGSGSAEYKLKEELILSKTVYSWGSRKLKSKKIADVVEALIGAFLSAGSEIAALSFMLWLGIDVDFANVPYTRNLPVNPEFHVNVKYFESLLNYNFLDVSLLVEALTHGSYMLPEIPRCYQRLEFLGDAVLDYLITTDLYNKYPGLSPGLLTDLRSASTNNDFYAQSAVKAGLYKHILYASQDLHRHIVDSIHNFERLSCVSTSGWESETSFPKVLGDVIESLAGAILVDSGYDMETVFQCLRPLLDPMITLDTLRLHPVRELTELCQNKHYMLKKLIVSHQNGAPYVTVEVEANGVVHQNSSSAADKKKAKIIACKNVLNSLKESRIPSTE; from the exons ATGAATTCGAAG GTCTACACATGTGACACAGAATTTGTACTATCACAGTATGTCCCATTTGCGACTCCTAAGGTGAAGACATACAAGCAAGTAGATGTACCTTACATGGAATTTGACTGCATTAAAGGCGACCTGGACAAGTTAATAGAAAAG CATGAGCTTTCTCTGAATGGACCAAGTATTTCGACATCTGTTTCAAAATCAGCAAAACAAAGATTACATAAACTTCTATCAACGTTTAAGTATTGTCTGGATGAGCTAGGAATTTGGTTAGCTATGAAG GCAGCGGAGGTTTTATTGCACGAGGAAGCCGACATATTTTCATGGGGTAAACTGGATGTATCCGATAAAGCTATTCTTGGAGCTTTTAGCTTAGATGCAGTTAAGGTCTTTTCCGCGATCTTTCCAGAGG GTCCACAGTGGTCTATTGGATCCAATGTAATAGCTAATATGGAGGCTGGTTATATTACTTCAAAGGTTATTTGCCTCGTTGAGACTCTTCTTGAGTACAG AAAAGTGAAGGAGTTAAGGTGCATAGTCTTTGTTGAGAGGATTGTTTCTGCAATTGTTATCTGCAATCTGCTCAATGAGTTGCTTCCAGGATTAAGTGGGTGGAGAACAGAATATACAGCTGGAAACAATTCACGGTTTCAGAATCAAAGTCGGCAAgaacaaaataaaattgttgATGAGTTCCGTAAAGGAACG GTTAACATCATTATTGCGACCTCTATGCTTGAAGAGGGATTAGACGTGCAAAGTTGCAATCTTGTGATTAGGTTTGATCCCTCTGCAACTGTCTGTAGCTTTATTCAGTCTCGTGGACGAGCTCGTATGCAGGACTCAGATTTTGTGTTAATGGTAGAAAG TGGAAATGTGTCTGCCCTTGCTaaagtgaagaaatatttgGCTAGTGGGACGATAATTCGAAACGAGTGTTTGAGTCATTCTGATCTTCCTTGTGAACCGCTTGGTGAAAATTACAGCGAGCCATGCTATGAAGTTGAATCCACTGGGGCAATTGTCACATTGAGTTCTAGCGTGTCTTTACTTTTCTTCTATTGCTCACGACTTCCCTCCGATGG ATACTTTAAACCTTATCCTCGTTGGAACATTTATAAAGAGCTGGGATCTTGTACGGTGCTACTGCCAAATAGCTGCCCGATTCAAATTGTTGAAGCTCGGGGTGATGGTAAGTTACTGAAGCAACTAACAGCCCTGGAAGCCTGTAAGCTACTTCATCGGGTTGGTGAACTGACAGACAATCTAGTGCCAAAAATTTTGGAGGAAGAAGCAGACACCAAAGAATCTG GTGGTGAATGTAGTGTTGATGAGCATACAAAATACTTCCCTCCGGAGTTGATAAATTCTTGTGGCAATGGTGACACAGTATACTATTGTTATTTAATTGAACTAAAGCAGAACTTTCAATATGAAGTTCAGCTTCAAGAAATTGTGCTGGCAGTTCCAACCAGATTGGGATATGATCTGGAAATGATAGATCTTGATTTAGATGTTGATAGGGGAAAACTACTAGTCCACATCAAATACATGGAGCACATTATTTTGACTTCTGAGCAG ATTGCTCACtgtcggagatttcaaacaatcCTTTTCAGGATTCTTCTTGATCATCATGTAAATAACCTTCAAGTACACCTTGGTCTTTATTCTGGTAGCAAGGATTGTACAGAGTTCGATTATCTTCTTCTCCCATGTGTAGACTTGCATCAAAATGTATACATTGATTGGAGACGTGTCAGTGCTGTGCAGTACCTGAATAATGGTTCCTTTGATAAGCAAGCGGATTGTATTTCAACAAAATGTCATGGGCATTACCTGAACACAAAGAATGGTTTAGTGTGTATCTGCATGTTAGAGAATTCTTTGGTGTGTACTCCTCATAATGGTTCAATATATTGCATAACTGGCACATTGGATGGTTATGATGGCAACTCAAATCTTGAGCTAAGAGATGGAGAAGTTATTTCCTACAAAAGTTATTATGAGAAGAG ACATGGGATCAAGTTGCAATTTGAAGGACAGATTCTTCTTAGAGGGAAACGCATTTTTACCGTACAAAACTGCCTTCAGAGATGTAGGACTCCAAAGACCAAAG AACTGAGTAACAGTTCAGTTGAATTGCCGCCTGAGCTTTGTTCAATCATCATGTCGCCTATATCCATTTCAACATTATATTCTTTCTCATTTCTTCCATCTATCATGCATCGGATTGAGTCATTGCTTGTGGCtgcgaacttgaaaaatttACAAGCAGATTCCAGCGTGAAGAATGTTTTTATTCCAACAATCACT GTTTTGGAAGCAATCACAACGAAGAAATGCCAAGAAAAGATTCATTTAGAATCACTGGAAACTCTTGGAGATTCTTTTCTCAAATATGCAGTCAGTCAACAACTCTTCAAAATTAATCAAAATCACCACGAGGGCCTTCTCAGCATTAAACGACAGAAAATAGTTTCCAATGCTAATTTGTGCAAGTTGGGATGTGCTCGAAATATTGCG GGCTTTATTCGCAATGAACcatttgatccaaaaacatgGATAATTCCTGGTTCCGGTTCTGCAGAATATAAACTAAAAGAAGAGCTTATTTTATCCAAAACGGTCTATAGCTGGGGGAGCAGGAAGTTGAAAAGTAAGAAGATAGCAGATGTTGTCGAAGCATTAATCGGTGCATTTCTCAGCGCTGGTAGCGAAATAGCAGCTTTGTCCTTTATGTTGTGGCTTGGTATAGATGTGGACTTTGCAAATGTACCTTATACGAGGAACCTTCCAGTTAATCCCGAGTTTCATGTCAATGTGAAATATTTTGAATCTCttctaaattataattttttggaTGTCTCTCTTCTCGTTGAAGCTCTAACTCACGGTTCTTACATGCTGCCTGAGATTCCACGTTGCTATCAG CGTCTAGAGTTTCTTGGGGATGCTGTGCTAGATTATCTGATTACAACGGACCTCTACAACAAATATCCAGGCCTCTCTCCTGGGCTTTTGACTGACCTAAGATCAGCTTCAACAAACAATGATTTTTATGCCCAATCAGCTGTTAAGGCGGGACTGTATAAACATATTCTTTATGCTTCACAAGATCTTCACCGACATATAGTCGACAGTATTCACAACTTTGAGCGATTATCCTGTGTTTCGACTTCCGGTTGGGAGTCTGAGACAAGTTTCCCAAAG GTTCTAGGCGATGTCATAGAGTCTTTGGCCGGAGCAATCCTCGTTGATTCTGGTTACGATATGGAGACTGTTTTTCAATGTTTGAGGCCTCTACTTGATCCCATGATCACACTCGATACTCTGAGGCTCCATCCCGTGAGAGAGTTGACTGAACTATGTCAAAATAAGCATTACATGCTCAAGAAGCTTATAGTTTCTCACCAAAATGGGGCACCATATGTTACAGTTGAGGTCGAGGCCAATGGTGTTGTACATCAAAATTCAAGCTCTGCAGCGGACAAAAAGAAAGCCAAAATAATAGCTTGCAAGAATGTGCTTAACTCCCTCAAAGAAAGCCGGATTCCTTCAACAGAATAG
- the LOC142540522 gene encoding endoribonuclease Dicer homolog 2-like isoform X1, producing MAIDGGNQLPFARSLTSFCSYQLEALEKALKQNTIVFLETGTGKTLIAIMLLRSYAHLFRKPSPFIAVFLVPTVVLVTQQAEAVAILTDLKVGKYYGEMGVDFWDAATWNLQKDENEVLVMTPQILLDALRHSFLKLDQIKVLIFDECHNARGKHPYACIMTEFYHRELSSNNLQLPRIFGMTASPIKAKGMSYS from the exons ATGGCTATTGACGGTGGGAATCAGCTTCCTTTCGCAAGAAG TCTTACTTCTTTTTGTAGTTATCAGTTGGAGGCGTTGGAGAAGGCACTAAAACAGAATACCATCGTTTTCTTGGAGACTGGTACTGGGAAGACTCTCATTGCCATCATGCTTCTCCGCAGTTATGCCCACCTTTTCAGGAAGCCTTCTCCATTCATAGCAGTGTTTTTGGTCCCTACTGTTGTTTTGGTCACACAA CAAGCTGAAGCTGTGGCAATACTCACTGACTTAAAAGTCGGAAAGTATTACGGGGAGATGGGTGTTGACTTCTGGGATGCAGCCACATGGAATCTGCAGAAGGATGAAAATGAG GTTCTTGTGATGACACCACAAATCTTGCTTGATGCCTTGAGGCACAGCTTTTTAAAACTCGATCAAATAAAAGTTCTAATATTCGATGAGTGCCATAATGCAAGAGGGAAACATCCATATGCTTGCATCATGACG GAATTCTATCATCGCGAGCTGTCATCAAATAATCTGCAGCTTCCTAGAATATTTGGGATGACAGCTTCCCCTATAAAGGCTAAAGGCATGTCTTATTCCTAg
- the LOC142540522 gene encoding endoribonuclease Dicer homolog 2-like isoform X2: MAIDGGNQLPFARSYQLEALEKALKQNTIVFLETGTGKTLIAIMLLRSYAHLFRKPSPFIAVFLVPTVVLVTQQAEAVAILTDLKVGKYYGEMGVDFWDAATWNLQKDENEVLVMTPQILLDALRHSFLKLDQIKVLIFDECHNARGKHPYACIMTEFYHRELSSNNLQLPRIFGMTASPIKAKGMSYS; encoded by the exons ATGGCTATTGACGGTGGGAATCAGCTTCCTTTCGCAAGAAG TTATCAGTTGGAGGCGTTGGAGAAGGCACTAAAACAGAATACCATCGTTTTCTTGGAGACTGGTACTGGGAAGACTCTCATTGCCATCATGCTTCTCCGCAGTTATGCCCACCTTTTCAGGAAGCCTTCTCCATTCATAGCAGTGTTTTTGGTCCCTACTGTTGTTTTGGTCACACAA CAAGCTGAAGCTGTGGCAATACTCACTGACTTAAAAGTCGGAAAGTATTACGGGGAGATGGGTGTTGACTTCTGGGATGCAGCCACATGGAATCTGCAGAAGGATGAAAATGAG GTTCTTGTGATGACACCACAAATCTTGCTTGATGCCTTGAGGCACAGCTTTTTAAAACTCGATCAAATAAAAGTTCTAATATTCGATGAGTGCCATAATGCAAGAGGGAAACATCCATATGCTTGCATCATGACG GAATTCTATCATCGCGAGCTGTCATCAAATAATCTGCAGCTTCCTAGAATATTTGGGATGACAGCTTCCCCTATAAAGGCTAAAGGCATGTCTTATTCCTAg
- the LOC142540524 gene encoding uncharacterized protein LOC142540524 — MAKISKPRGDHYTQKPAHNSKWEGKGSISSKFLSFSLPNSVISSPLKQQKKAKRKDGHVPSPLYRQHSVALTNLEQLRERHLRRSKSCGEGRTCQPVDFDLLSHAIEVNTQLQETEKRPEYSGTDDHHMHHGMVIQNLESVPCDQDDRFNCGALCLFLPGFGKNAKPVRSRKDIPHPVDHMGVNEGRAVVSQRVSLEKFECGSWRSSAIITNNEDDGDSASNLFFDLPMELMRCSNVNDAELPISTGFVFHKNNKNNTTGKKGGLKNSRLLHSESMSNSCRPVHFSASSPTLYPASLSSCTTPRPLKIREEFNAFLEAQNA, encoded by the exons ATGGCAAAGATTAGCAAGCCTCGTGGCGATCACTACACACAAAAGCCAGCTCACAATTCCAAATGGGAGGGAAAGGGCAGTATCAGTAGCAAATTCCTCAGCTTTAGCCTCCCAAACTCGGTCATTTCGTCACCATTGAAGCAGCAAAAGAAGGCCAAACGTAAAGATGGGCACGTACCCAGCCCATTGTATCGTCAGCACTCGGTGGCCCTCACCAATTTGGAGCAGCTCCGGGAGAGACACTTGAGGAGGAGCAAATCGTGTGGAGAAGGCCGAACATGCCAACCGGTCGACTTTGATCTTTTGTCTCATGCTATCGAAGTCAATACCCAGCTTCAAGAAACTGAGAAAAGACCAGAATACTCTGGAACCGATGATCATCATATGCATCATGGTATGGTAATTCAGAACTTGGAATCGGTTCCGTGTGACCAAGACGACAGGTTCAATTGTGGAGCACTTTGCTTGTTCCTACCAGGATTCGGAAAGAATGCAAAACCGGTGAGGTCAAGAAAGGATATTCCGCATCCAGTTGATCACATGGGAGTCAATGAGGGGCGTGCAGTGGTGTCCCAGAGAGTATCTCTTGAGAAATTCGAATGTGGGTCGTGGAGATCATCGGCCATTATAACGAACAATGAAGATGACGGAGACAGTGCTTCAAATCTGTTTTTTGATCTGCCGATGGAGCTAATGCGCTGCAGTAATGTTAACGATGCTGAGCTCCCCATCTCGACTGGTTTTGTGTTccataaaaacaacaaaaacaatacCACGGGTAAAAAAGGGGGTCTCAAGAATAGCA GACTGTTGCACAGTGAATCTATGTCTAATTCATGTCGCCCTGTTCATTTTTCTGCATCATCTCCTACACTCTATCCGGCTTCGCTGAGTTCTTGCACAACACCGCGCCCCCTCAAAATCAGAGAGGAATTTAATGCATTTTTAGAAGCACAAAATGCATGA
- the LOC142540525 gene encoding plasma membrane-associated cation-binding protein 1-like has translation MVNYWKSKVLPKIKKVFENPKKTAAAEACKSFDESKEEYSKTFEDNKTELQPKVVEIYEACSVEIKTLVKEPKESGLKKHSAAVQKFLDELTKIEFPGSKPVSEAATKVGPGNLPGPIFFVFEKVSTFVVTEEKKEVEAAAEKPQEEASTSAEVKEKEIVTESAVPEEKAPPPPPPPEVEKVEPTPHVAEAEPPMVEEVAPAKAC, from the exons atggtgAATTACTGGAAATCCAAGGTTCTTCCAAAGATCAAGAAAGTTTTCGAGAACCCCAAGAAGACCGCCGCCGCCGAAGCTTGCAAGTCTTTCGATGAGTCTAAG GAGGAATACTCGAAAACCTTTGAAGACAACAAGACTGAGCTTCAACCTAAGGTGGTTGAAATCTATGAAGCTTGCTCAGTTGAAATCAAG ACTTTGGTGAAGGAGCCAAAGGAGTCAGGTCTGAAGAAGCACTCAGCAGCAGTTCAGAAATTTCTTGATGAACTCACTAAgattg aaTTCCCTGGAAGCAAACCAGTGAGCGAAGCAGCCACCAAAGTCGGCCCTGGAAATTTACCAGGTCCAATCTTTTTCGTGTTCGAGAAAGTCTCTACGTTTGTAGTGACGGAGGAGAAGAAAGAAGTGGAGGCTGCTGCTGAGAAACCCCAAGAAGAAGCGTCTACCAGTGCTGAAGTAAAAGAGAAGGAGATTGTGACGGAATCTGCTGTCCCGGAGGAGAAAgcaccgccgccgccgccgccaccCGAGGTCGAGAAGGTCGAACCGACACCACATGTGGCTGAGGCCGAACCACCCATGGTTGAAGAAGTGGCGCCGGCCAAAGCGTGTTGA